DNA sequence from the Manihot esculenta cultivar AM560-2 chromosome 11, M.esculenta_v8, whole genome shotgun sequence genome:
ATTGGGTTATAAATGTTAACCCTTTTTGCCAGAGCCCATTGAACCTAGATCTGTTTTGATTGTTTCTAAATGGATCCATAAGATCTTGAATATTGAACCTTCGCAGGAGTTCAGAGTTCCAGTCCAGAGCCACAGAATGGCCCCATGAAAATGAGTAAAGTTTACttcttgatttttctttttgtttggtGAGACATAATTCTTTATACCTTTAAACGAAAAGATAGACAGTTCCAAGATTTTATCCAATTAAAGGAGAAAAATCAGTATAAAAAGATTTATGATTGTTAAAGTAAGCTTAATTATGATTGGTCAATATAATGATTAATTTTGGCATGCAAGAATAAGACACTTAATAAAAGAATAGACATCGAAATTTCCTCACCTTCCCAAAAACTCCATCCCCTCTAACTCCAAAAGTGAAATGCGACCACAAAGAGACCCACCACCCGTCGACCAAAATACCCACAGAATAGGCCAATGATTCTATGAAGAAAGTATTTGATAGTTGAGGTTACATTTGTCATTTCCTATCAAACAGAAATGAGCGCAATTTTCTCATATGTAATTAATAGCACTTAAAATTCATCTCTTGGCTTGAAAGCCAAGAGAAGATGATTACGTGCCTGTCATGCAAAGTTATAGAGATTTCGGAGCTTGCCAATGAGTTCTACCTCCAACACAACAACAGAGCCTTGAGTTGAAGTTGTCTACCATCCCCTTCATAAAAGAATCCTTCATCTTTCTCTGCCACTTTCTTTCTCGGAGTTCTGTGTTTCTTCTTAGAGGTATTCCTTTTGTATCTCTCAATCTCTCTATCAAATTTTCTGCTTGTCTATACTTCAGAATCTTTTTGAACATATGTAGCTTTGCTGTACATGCAAGTATCTCAATATTTTACGCTTTATCATCAACATGATTTAGCTGTCAAAGTAGCCTTCTGTGTTTATGCAGCAGTGTGCTCTGAATTGATATTGTTAACATCCAAGACCAAGAAGATAATTTCTGAAACTTGTAGTTAATTTGATTATCATATGAAGTCTAGAGGCAGCAATCGGCTGTGCATCTTTAATATTTGAACTGATTAAATATCTAAAAGTTGCTCTTCATGGTTCTTTTAGTAGTGTATAAGATATGACTAGTTCCATATATGCACTGTGAGAATCTTCTAGTCTAGTGTTTGAGTTGATTCAATTTGCAAGGCATTAGACTAATAGTTCAGTTGTCGAGTTCTGGGAATTGGGATTTTGATGCCTGACACCCCGCCCTTCAAAAAATTTTGATGTACCGAAAGAAATATGCAGTCCTATAAATTGTGAGGCCCTTCAATGTGTACTTATAATTATGATCTAACACTAAGTTTGGTGCATCATTCAGCTTTTCAAATTTGGGATAAAGAAAGGAATTTGGTAGGGAAAGTTCATATAAGGGAACGAAAGAGTATGGCATCTCTTACACCAGGAGTGCTTCTGAGGCTTCTTCAGAGTATGAACTCCAATGTAAAGGTTCGGGGAGAGTATCGGTCTGTTCTATTACAAGTTATCAGCATTGTTCCTGCCTTAACCGGCTCAGAACTATGGCCTAACCAAGGCTTCTTTGTAAAAGTATCTGATTCCTCCCATTCGACCTACGTGTCACTATCCAAGGAAGATAATGACCTAATTATGAATAACAAGTTACAACTTGGACAATTTTTCTATGTTGATAGAATAGAAGCTGGAACCCCAGTTCCAATACTAGTTGGTGTTAGACCAGTTCCAGGGCGAAATCCTTTCGTGGGGAATCCAAAAGATTTGATgcaaatgttagtgccatctgAGGGTCCTGTACCAGTTGAAAGTGAAGGAACTAATGGATCAAAACTGAAGGAGTTATTGGAAGGGAAAGAGGAAAGTCCAAGACAGAGAATTGTTATCAAGGAGGAAAAAGCTGCTGTTGCATCTAGATATATGCAGGGTGTTTTGACAGCAAGTCCTAAAGTAAGTGGAACGGAATCGAGTGGAGGTGGGAGAATCAATGAGATGGAGAACAATGGTGCAGGTAATAAGAAGGTTGGCTTAGTGAAAGAGAAACAACAAGAAAACAAAGGTCAGGTACGAAAAAGCTCGCCTAACATTTTGATCTTGCAGATATAGATAATAGGTTCTGCTACATGATTTTCTTTTAGATTCtgccattttcttttctttaacaaTATTATGTTGCTACTAAATTACATCTAGGAAGCACATTAAGGtagtaattaagaaaatatccATTAGTCCATTGTGCTCTTATGTGATAGATCAGTAGAAGTTTTCACCACAAATTCTAAATGATCAATGTTTTTGTCTGGTAAAGACAGCATTCATATCTTTTTATGGACGAAAAAATGTTAATCCTACAGCACAAAGATGTAAATGTCAATCAAGTGAGAGATATTACCATTAGCATTGCAGGCACAGCCAACTACTCCTCATCGAAATCGACCTGACTCAGTTTTGTTAAAGCCAGATGTTGGTTTATCAAACGCCAAGGAGACTCAAATGCTTTCCAGGAGCATGTCTGCAAAATGTTCGTCAAATAAACAGGAAACCACAAGCTTGAATGCAGACAAAAAATCTTCTCCTGAGATTTCAACATCATGGACCTCTCTCCCTCCAGGCCTCTTGAAGTCTGGAAAGGTtcacttttttcttttccttttctattTTGCTTTTTCAGTCTTTTAAGTTGGCTTTATATTGAaggtaattttttcttttcaatcttTTGCATTATGATAATAATTTAGGCATATTCTTCAAAAGGCTTCTTGATAGTATCATGCATTGATTTTGAGAATGAATATAGGAAAAAAATATTGATGCAGCATTTTTTGTATCAGCTGTTATGTATGATACAGTTTTTTCTTCAATCTTTCTCCTCATTATTTGTTGTCATCTCATAAGGGAATGGTTAGAAGGAGATATTTAGCTTCTTTGGTTGCAGCAGAAGCTCAGAAAGAAGCATCTACAGCTGCAGTTCTTATCAAGTGCCTCAAGTAAGTACATATCTGACATGCCAAAACACAGTtcttttcaagtattttatttGATGTAATGATAATACTTTTTCTCATAAATATCCCTTCTCCGTAGCATGTTTGCCGATCTCCGCGCCTCTGCCTCACAAGAGAACCCCCATCTCTCTCTGACCAAGTTCTTCACACTGCAACAGCTCATCGACCAACCAAACGTAACAATCCCATTAAAAGATAAATCACTCAAGATATCCACTCAATTTTCATTTTCTGACACAGAAAAAACAAGCAAAAAGACAGGTCTAAGTCATGTTAAGAGTACATTGAAGTCTCCAAAGTCTTCAATGGAGTTAGGTGTACCTGAGAAGCTGGAGTGGGCTAAAGGAGATGGCACAAAAGAAATCAAGGAATTAAGGGAGACTGTCTTGAGTGAAACAAGAAATTGGTTTTTGAAATTCTTGGAAGGAGCCTTGGATACCGGGTTTCGGGTTGCTATCCAGGAGAAAAAGGGTAAGGACATTGCTGGTCGGAGAATGGAACCTGAGAACAACCATATTGCTGTGACATTGTCACAGCTCAAGCATGCAAATGAGTGGCTAGATAAACAAAGAAACAACTTGATCTCTGAAAATAATAATGGATTATTGGAGAGTGTTGATCGGTTGAAGCAAAAGGTTtatgcttgtttgcttgctcATGTTGATTCAGCTGCATCAGCTCTAGAGAATCGATCTGATCGAGTTCGATAGAGAAAGGGCGTTTAAGTTCATGTTTTATGCATCTCCATTGTCCAAAAATAACTTATTAGTGACATTGATTACTGATCCAGGATAAACTGAGCCAAACAATATTGCAGGTTTGCCAATCTTATTTATAAAGGGAAAGTATGTATGGAGTTTTATGTTCATGAAATAAGAGACCATTTGAAGGTCTACGGACAGATTTTTTTAAAGAGTAACTCCTCACTATGAGTAGCCATCAATATAACCAACTTATCAGaagattaattaaaattcttacCTTGCAGCGGTAGTCCCGTGTCCATCTTTTGAACTTTATGCTGCTTGTAAGAGATGAATCCAAGCTGGAGAATCAGGGCACATGCGAAATTCTCAGATTATAATGCTGATAGATTTAGCATGTGCCCTGCTTCTCCAGCATGGCTAAACCCCTTCACTTTCTGCCATTTTGAATTTGAAACAGTGAGATCTTGGTTTAAAAAAACTTCCAAAACAGGTACACTTTTAAATGATGAACAGGGGAACTGCACTTGATTGGCCGTTATAGATATGTTGCATAATGCTGCAATCTGATTTGAATCCCACAAATGTGTTTAAGAAGCATTTTATTGGTGGAGTGGTTGATCTTTGTGGCTTTTGGaataagcatttaatttaatatataatattcttgAAGCAAGATCCAGTGTCATGGTGAGGTGAACCACACAACCTTTGGTTATGTGACTGTTGGAAGTTAGGCTGCCAGAAAGGTGGTCAATTAATTAGAAGCAGAAACACGGACCTTTTATGGGATGAGGCCTACCAGATGCCAACAGAAAGGGGCCATCACAATCTATGGCAGCCACCCACCATGAACTAGTAGGAGATCTAAAAGAATCACAAATGAACACCTTTGCAAAGCCGATCTAAGATAACACCTTGATCACTTGACATATTTCATGTTGAGCGAAATTAATTCAAAAGAGCAGAGTTCCCTCAACAGGATATTTCATGTTacgcaaaaaaaaataaatttaaaagagatTCCTCACGAAAAAAAAGGATTATATTACATTTCCCCAAAATATGTTATGTCAAATAACAACAAAAAGCTTCAAGCATATCGAAGATTTCAATACTCTCTGAAAGTTAGATTTAAACGGCCTGGACGAAGATTTGTTTCTTCAAGCAGAGACTTCGGGGTAGTGTTGGGGTGAACTGATCTTACCCCATGAAATATATGTCTAGACTTCCCACCAAAAATCAGAACATCTCCTGATTCTAGTATAACTTTCATAGCATTCTTTTCATCTCTGTTATCACCATATAGGAACTCTCCTTCATCTCCAATTGAAAATGAAACCACAGGCAATCCTTTCCTAAGACTTCTTTCACTTTCATCTTTATCCTGCATGCATAAACAATCATGAGTATTTGCAACCTTAACTAAGAGACAGAGATCAAAAAGTGTATTAATCAATCTTGAAAGGAGGAAgaacattttttatttaacGGCAGAAGGCATCATGTTTAGCACAATTTAAAAATTCTGGTCATGCAAAAAAAGCGATGCAATGCAAGTTCAATTAAGACAGAAAACTATTTAAGTCTGTTCtctacaataaattttaaaaaatctagatCATTTCACATTCAaacaattaaaagaaataatatttGAGGTGAAGTATATCTAGACAATTGCAAACACATCACTGGTTGAGCACATTTGGACAATATTGAACTTGGAGAAGTAAGGTCCTAACAGGAATTATATGAAACTCCATTCACAACATCAACTAATTCACTCGTGTCTTCACTCTATGCAGTAATCCATGAAATTAGCATTCAGTCAAAATTCCACCCATGAAACAAAGTTCTTGATTCAAACCTGATGGAGACCAAGCCGCCCGCTTGCTGAGTAAAAATTTACAATACAGATGTCTGGTGACATCCATGGAAAAGTATCTTCTACACTGCTTGCTTCAGGATTTCTTTCTATAAGAGCACAGGTGTCTTTCATAGCTTTCTCAACCAAGCTACAAAATTCATGAGGAATCTTGGGTGGTTTAGCACCATCAATTGGTCTACGTTCTCCATACGAACTAGTATTAGGGTCCCAATTCCTACCAAGGCACATCATTCTTAAATGCATTTTTGCACCATCATGGTAACTAGGTTGGCAGAAACCTCCAGGGCCTATGCCAAGTTCTCGGCATAGCTTTACCATTTTAACCTAGAACCATATCAAGCACAAATAAATAGACGACCAAGAACATGAAGAAAATTAACGATAATACATGTTCCCAAAAGAGAAAAGATATAAAAGGAATAATAGAATTGCCAAAGAGAGATAATAAGAAAACATCAAGTGAAACCTGATCATCCATAGACAAGTATCTTTTCAGAAGAACCATCCCAGGTCTTaatatttttccttcaaattctaTAGCTCGCTTGATCTCATTCCGCTTTTCTCTGTTCTTCGCAAGCAAAGAAGGCTTCAAAATTACTGGAGTACCAGTCCTTGGCAGAAAAATGTCAAACGTTTCAACCGGTGTTTGATGCTCAGAATCTCTGTTGCATTCAGTACTCTTAGCACGCTCTTGTTGCAATAGGTGGTCTTTAACATTAGAATTCAAGGACGGCAGAGGATGATTTTGCAGGGTAGAACTATTAACTTTGGAAGAGAGATCATGACACAATGTCCCCTCATTCACAGCTCCCGCTGTTGGCACTTGTCCAGCCTGAATTTTCATCACGTTATCATGCAAACTTGAACAAGCAGACAAAAAGGCAGAACTACCTTCAGGACCAGAATTGCAAGCCATAAAAGATTCCAGTTGTTTTGATTCACAATCACTAGCATTTGAATCATTTTGATCCTGCTGGAGCATTTCCGAATGGATACTCCCATCCTCTAAAGGCTTCTTTGGTCGATAAACTCGGGCAGGCCGATAATTTGAACGCCCAGTAAAACTACTGGGCGAAATAGGGTTTGCACTTCTCCTTCTGCTATGTGAGGTTCCATTCCTTCTGCTAAATGAGTCATCCGAGAAATCACCATCTGCAACAGCCATCTAGTTGGCAAAATAAAAGACAACAGGGAACTTGTCCATCAGACAATAACGTCAATGGGATACATAAGAACTACTAATTTATCAAAAACAAGCTAGCAGCTAAAAATAGGAAAAACAGTATTGTGGGTTTGATACAAGAATTTGTACATGTATAGATAGTGCATTTCGCTATTTTTTCAAGCTTGTAAGAACAATTCATACAAACGAAAAGTTCAGTTTCACAATTGCAATAAACATCTACAACTACAAGAAAAGAACGAAAATTGAATGAAGCCCAAAAGCTTGTGTGTTAAAATTAATCACTTACAAGTATAAAAGCAAACTGAATTAAATATAAAACCAAACATTAGAGATTACATACATGGCGGCCACGATGAGAAGAATGATCAGCGGCACGGGAGGATCGCCCTCCGGGAGAGGAATAATTGCTGAAGGAAGGAGCTCTGCCGCGATTCATGATTTGGCGAAGGAAGTTTTGGCGGTTAAAAGGAAAATCAAGGAGTGAGATGAATCGGTGAATTGCAGGTATGAATTCTGAGAATGGCGAGGCAACAGTTGCATGGAAGAAGGAGATGGAACATTTAACATATGGCATCTTTATAATTTCCAAGCGACTCATCCTTCGCTTTCCTACTCCTTTTAGGCTAAGGAATAAGAAATATTAATTGGCTATATATTTGGATTGAAATTGctacaaaattaatttattaatttggttttataatttttaaatctaattaaaaaaagtttCTTATTATTTCTTTAGTATTTTTATCCATTGAAAGACcaagtaatttataataataaaatgtaaaaacttATAATAGtttgtttaaaatattagatattaaaattaaaaggaaatttatcaaatcattaataaaatttataatatataatagaaagattaaatagttatattttaaaagagtatgaaaatttttaattgaatttaaaaattatagagatgaattaataatttttttaactaataataacttttttaattttacttttattaatactaaaaataataatttgtttttattatttttatctcttttaattatttcagtttcttaCATAGTGATAGTgcgttaatataaaattatttaatattaaaataataaaataaaataaaagataatataatcaaatttataagtatttaaaatatttcttaatttagctaaattattatttatttcatttaattattcaagtcttaataaatatattttcataatttttacctatcatttcttttaatatttcaaattattatttattttttacatataattaattaatatatatattaactattataattctatttaattttattttattttaaaataatctcttattaattattaaattttaataaaatttaatatttttaaaataaatttaattaaaaaattattaaaaaattattttttaatacatataaaaaataaaatatataaaaattataggacagaaaaaatatattttttaatttaaaaaataattcactaATGTAACAATATAATTAAggaatatattaaaaaaggtaatataaaatgtattactatttttactatattaatttaattatatatttttgaatatagataaaaaataaataggatTGGATGGAGtttgataataaattattagtatcttatatgaaaaaaaaaaaaaaaaaaaaaaaaaaactcaagggACCTTAATTGAAAGCTATTTGGATATTGTACCTTTGGCCGTTTCAGTCTCAGAGTACAACCTCTACACAGCACCTGTTTTTAATTtaccattattattttttttcaaaaatataataaataaacccCCACTATACTTTTTCCATTTTACCCCAATCTCCGTTTTTGCTCGAGCATTTCACCATCGGCTCTCTCTCTTCCCCAGATCTCTTGCATCATCGAAACCATAATTCCAGATGCTGTAGTCAGGTACTTCTCATGATAAGCGTCTGTGATTGGATAATTACGTGTTTAGTTCCACATTGATTTGATAGTTATTTTGCAAATTTGCAAACAAATGCTTAAATGATTTTATCTGTTAGTTATTTCATCGGAGATAGATCACAGGTATCTTGTTTTATTGCTTTATTTCCTATTGCATTAGTCATGGTTAGCTTCAATGATTTTGTCAAAAAGAAGAACTGGGTCTCTCTCTCGCTCATTTGGGATTCTTTGCCATTCGCGTATTCAGCGTGTGGTTTCTTATCTCAGTTGAATGTTTTGCCAATTGCAAGTGATGCCAATTGCTAGTGATTCTTGATAATACTAAATAGAGAAGCTTAGGCTTCTTATTCTTGCTAAAACGCCAGTTTGAAAGAGTTGTTTTTTTCAAATTCATCTTGTTTGCCATCTCATGTATCTGGGTTTTCTATGTTTAACGAAATGCAGTTATTCTGTATATTTGAGGAAGATAGAAAGTAAAAATGGTGAAGCTGACAATGATTGCCCGTGTCACTGACGGGCTTCCACTAGCTGAGGGATTGGATGATGGTCGTGATGTGAAAGAAATTGAAATGTATAAACAACAAGTGAAGGCTTTGTTTAAGAATCTCACTACACGCCAAAATGAGCCTTCAAGGATGTCCATTGAAACTGGTCCTTATGTCTTCCAGTATCCTGCTTTGCTTAGATTTATTCATGGGattgccttttgaattttggACTTATATGCTTTCAACACTTGCACACGGAAAGTATCTGTGCTAATGAGATCAATTATTTCTTAATGAGCTAACTTAAATCTCACtttatttattgttaatttaacATTGTTTGTCCCTGGCTTTGAGCTGTGTGTTATCCTGTTCTAATGTTCATATGTAGTGCAATTATTCCATTCTATCTGTTAACTTATTAAAATATGCGTGTGGAAGTTCATCTGTGTCATCATTTCCTTTGACTTTAATTCTTAGTTATATTATTGAAGGACGTGTTTGTTACCTCACGATGTGTGACCGTACTTATCCTAAGAAGCTGGCCTTTCAGTACTTGGAAGACCTGAAAAATGAATTTGAGCGTGTTAATGGGGTTCAGATTGAAACTGCTGCTCGACCTTATGCCTTCATAAAGTTCGGTAGGTCTTTTCACTTcattaaacttatttttcatGCTTAATATTTGTTGATATTGTTTTCTATACCTCTGCTAGGCTTGACCTTTTGTTTCATGTTTATTTTTTGAAGATACTTTCATACAGAAAACAAAGAAATTGTACCAGGACACCCGTACTCAGCGGAATATTGCAAAGTTGAATGATGAACTCTATGAAGTTCACCAAGTAATGACTCGCAATGTGCAGGAAGTACTTGGTGTTGGTGAAAAACTAGACCGTAAGATACACCCCCTTCTATTTTCAGTATCACTTATTTTCTGTAGATTATGTTGTTCTTCTTTTGCTTAATGAatctctaaataataaaatgctGGATATCATAATTAGGATGTGGGGAAGATCTCAGATTAAAATAAGTATCCGATATTTTTAATTACCCATgcttgcaagatttgatgagtTGATCAATGCATGCAGATGAAAACTGGTTTGACAGGTTAACCAAGTCGTGTTTCTTTGCATTATGATAAATAATTTAGACCTCAAGCTTGTTGGGTCTATTAACATAAACACCTTTGGTTTCCAGAATTGAAGGTAATAGAAACTGCAATTGCAT
Encoded proteins:
- the LOC110626145 gene encoding uncharacterized protein LOC110626145 isoform X1, encoding MCTYNYDLTLSLVHHSAFQIWDKERNLVGKVHIRERKSMASLTPGVLLRLLQSMNSNVKVRGEYRSVLLQVISIVPALTGSELWPNQGFFVKVSDSSHSTYVSLSKEDNDLIMNNKLQLGQFFYVDRIEAGTPVPILVGVRPVPGRNPFVGNPKDLMQMLVPSEGPVPVESEGTNGSKLKELLEGKEESPRQRIVIKEEKAAVASRYMQGVLTASPKVSGTESSGGGRINEMENNGAGNKKVGLVKEKQQENKGQAQPTTPHRNRPDSVLLKPDVGLSNAKETQMLSRSMSAKCSSNKQETTSLNADKKSSPEISTSWTSLPPGLLKSGKGMVRRRYLASLVAAEAQKEASTAAVLIKCLNMFADLRASASQENPHLSLTKFFTLQQLIDQPNVTIPLKDKSLKISTQFSFSDTEKTSKKTGLSHVKSTLKSPKSSMELGVPEKLEWAKGDGTKEIKELRETVLSETRNWFLKFLEGALDTGFRVAIQEKKGKDIAGRRMEPENNHIAVTLSQLKHANEWLDKQRNNLISENNNGLLESVDRLKQKVYACLLAHVDSAASALENRSDRVR
- the LOC110626145 gene encoding uncharacterized protein LOC110626145 isoform X2, which codes for MCTYNYDLTLSLVHHSAFQIWDKERNLVGKVHIRERKSMASLTPGVLLRLLQSMNSNVKVRGEYRSVLLQVISIVPALTGSELWPNQGFFVKVSDSSHSTYVSLSKEDNDLIMNNKLQLGQFFYVDRIEAGTPVPILVGVRPVPGRNPFVGNPKDLMQMLVPSEGPVPVESEGTNGSKLKELLEGKEESPRQRIVIKEEKAAVASRYMQGVLTASPKVSGTESSGGGRINEMENNGAGNKKVGLVKEKQQENKDVGLSNAKETQMLSRSMSAKCSSNKQETTSLNADKKSSPEISTSWTSLPPGLLKSGKGMVRRRYLASLVAAEAQKEASTAAVLIKCLNMFADLRASASQENPHLSLTKFFTLQQLIDQPNVTIPLKDKSLKISTQFSFSDTEKTSKKTGLSHVKSTLKSPKSSMELGVPEKLEWAKGDGTKEIKELRETVLSETRNWFLKFLEGALDTGFRVAIQEKKGKDIAGRRMEPENNHIAVTLSQLKHANEWLDKQRNNLISENNNGLLESVDRLKQKVYACLLAHVDSAASALENRSDRVR
- the LOC110626145 gene encoding uncharacterized protein LOC110626145 isoform X3 → MASLTPGVLLRLLQSMNSNVKVRGEYRSVLLQVISIVPALTGSELWPNQGFFVKVSDSSHSTYVSLSKEDNDLIMNNKLQLGQFFYVDRIEAGTPVPILVGVRPVPGRNPFVGNPKDLMQMLVPSEGPVPVESEGTNGSKLKELLEGKEESPRQRIVIKEEKAAVASRYMQGVLTASPKVSGTESSGGGRINEMENNGAGNKKVGLVKEKQQENKGQAQPTTPHRNRPDSVLLKPDVGLSNAKETQMLSRSMSAKCSSNKQETTSLNADKKSSPEISTSWTSLPPGLLKSGKGMVRRRYLASLVAAEAQKEASTAAVLIKCLNMFADLRASASQENPHLSLTKFFTLQQLIDQPNVTIPLKDKSLKISTQFSFSDTEKTSKKTGLSHVKSTLKSPKSSMELGVPEKLEWAKGDGTKEIKELRETVLSETRNWFLKFLEGALDTGFRVAIQEKKGKDIAGRRMEPENNHIAVTLSQLKHANEWLDKQRNNLISENNNGLLESVDRLKQKVYACLLAHVDSAASALENRSDRVR
- the LOC110625818 gene encoding uncharacterized protein LOC110625818, which codes for MSRLEIIKMPYVKCSISFFHATVASPFSEFIPAIHRFISLLDFPFNRQNFLRQIMNRGRAPSFSNYSSPGGRSSRAADHSSHRGRHMAVADGDFSDDSFSRRNGTSHSRRRSANPISPSSFTGRSNYRPARVYRPKKPLEDGSIHSEMLQQDQNDSNASDCESKQLESFMACNSGPEGSSAFLSACSSLHDNVMKIQAGQVPTAGAVNEGTLCHDLSSKVNSSTLQNHPLPSLNSNVKDHLLQQERAKSTECNRDSEHQTPVETFDIFLPRTGTPVILKPSLLAKNREKRNEIKRAIEFEGKILRPGMVLLKRYLSMDDQVKMVKLCRELGIGPGGFCQPSYHDGAKMHLRMMCLGRNWDPNTSSYGERRPIDGAKPPKIPHEFCSLVEKAMKDTCALIERNPEASSVEDTFPWMSPDICIVNFYSASGRLGLHQDKDESERSLRKGLPVVSFSIGDEGEFLYGDNRDEKNAMKVILESGDVLIFGGKSRHIFHGVRSVHPNTTPKSLLEETNLRPGRLNLTFREY
- the LOC110627207 gene encoding 25.3 kDa vesicle transport protein, with the translated sequence MVKLTMIARVTDGLPLAEGLDDGRDVKEIEMYKQQVKALFKNLTTRQNEPSRMSIETGPYVFHYIIEGRVCYLTMCDRTYPKKLAFQYLEDLKNEFERVNGVQIETAARPYAFIKFDTFIQKTKKLYQDTRTQRNIAKLNDELYEVHQVMTRNVQEVLGVGEKLDQVSEMSSRLTSESRIYADKARDLNRQALIRKWAPVAIVLGVVFLLFWVKTKIW